From one Kwoniella shandongensis chromosome 4, complete sequence genomic stretch:
- a CDS encoding protein disulfide-isomerase domain, with amino-acid sequence MRLSSSISLALVALTTSVLASDVLDLTQSSFKKEVFNEDLALVEFFAPWCGHCKNLAPHYEEAATELKSKNIKLAKVDCTEEQALCGEYGVNGYPTLKVFRNGVPVDYTGPRKADGIISYMVKQSLPAVTDVTPETHAEFIKADKVVVVAYGDASHPIPSAFASFANTARDSYLFGQYSASSLPPIPESPSLPAIVLYKSFDEGYAIFPASEVANLDNELFEEFVKMNSVPLLDEISPENFGSYAEQGLPIAYLFVDPNDVATREKLVEEIKPIAKGLKGEVNFVYIDAIKFIDHGKSLNLPGDSWPAFVVQDLAAQTKFPLTEKATGANIKAFMEKFVKGEIQPSIKSAPIPTQDGPVYKLVADDWENLFNDESKDVFAEFFAPWCGHCQRLAPIWDVLGEKYGKNSNVIIAQMDATENDIPPAAPFRVQGFPTLKFRPAGSSEFIDYTGDRSLESLIEFVETNKKSESGASASGEVEDEEWEDEEDAPEHDEL; translated from the exons ATGcgtctctcttcctcaatctcattAGCGCTAGTCGCTCTTACTACCTCAGTCTTGGCGAGCGACGTGCTTGATCTTACCCAGTCTTCGTTCAAGAAGGAGGTATTCAATGAGGATCTGGCTTTGGTAGA GTTCTTCGCACCTT GGTGTGGACACTGCAAAAA TCTTGCGCCCCACTACGAAGAAGCTGCCACCGAGCTCAAGTCCAAGAACATCAAGCttgccaag GTCGACTGTACCGAGGAACAAGCTCTTTGTGGAGAGTACGGTGTCAACGGTTACCCTACCTTGAAGGTGTTCAGAAACGGTGTTCCCGTAGACTACACTGGTCCTAGAAAGGCGGACGGTATCATCAGCTACATGGTCAA GCAGAGCTTACCCGCTGTCACTGATGTTACTCCCGAAACCCACGCCGAGTTCATCAAGGCTGACAAGGT TGTCGTCGTCGCTTACGGTGACGCCTCTCACCCTATCCCCTCTGCCTTCGCGTCTTTCGCCAACACCGCCCGAGACTCTTACCTCTTCGGTCAATactccgcctcttctcttccccctATTCCCGagtctccttcccttcccgcCATCGTCCTTTACAAGTCTTTCGACGAGGGTTACGCTATCTTCCCCGCTTCCGAAGTCGCCAACCTTGACAATGAGCTCTTCGAGGAGTTCGTTAAGATGAACTCTGTCCCCCTCTTGGATGAAATCTCCCCTGAGAACTTTGGTTCTTACGCCGAACAAGGTCTCCCTATCGCCTATCTCTTTGTTGACCCCAACGATGTCGCGACCCGTGAGAAgttggtcgaggagatcaagccTATCGCCAAGGGACTCAAGGGTGAAGTCAACTTTGTCTACATCGACGCGATCAAGTTCATCGACCACGGTAAATCTCTCAACTTGCCCGGTGACTCTTGGCCCGCATTCGTCGTTCAAGACCTCGCTGCTCAGACTAAATTCCCCCTGACCGAGAAGGCTACCGGAGCCAACATCAAGGCTTTCATGGAGAAGTTTGTCAAGGGCGAGATCCAACCTTCGATCAAGTCGGCTCCTATCCCTACTCAGGATGGACCCGTCTACAAACTCGTCGCCGATGACTGGGAGAACTTGTTCAATGACGAGAGCAAGGACGTCTTTGCAGAGTTCTTTGCTCCTTGGTGTGGACATTGTC AACGACTCGCTCCTATCTGGGACGTCCTTGGTGAGAAGTACGGCAAGAACTCGAACGTCATCAT CGCACAAATGGATGCTACCGAGAATGACATCCCTCCCGCTGCTCCTTTCCGAGTCCAGGGTTTCCCCACACTCAAATTCCGACCTGCCGGTTCTTCCGAGTTCATCGACTACACCGGTGATCGATCGCTCGAATCTCTCATCGAGTTTGTGGAGACCAacaagaagagcgagagcggtGCTTCTGCGTCTGGTgaagttgaggatgaggaatgggaggatgaggaggacgcTCCTGAGCACGACGAGTTGTAA
- a CDS encoding 60S ribosomal protein eL32, translating to MPAHIPIVKKRTKVFKRHQSDRYHGVKESWRKPKGIDNRVRRRFKGQLPMPKIGYGSNKKTKHLLPSGHKELLVHNLSELELLLMHSGKYAASIAHGVSSKKRIEIIARAKVLGVKVTNAAAKLRTEEA from the exons ATGCCCGCCCACATCCCTATTGTTAAGAAGCGAACAAAGGTGTTCAAGCGACACCAATCGGACCGATACCATGGTGTCAaggagagctggaggaagcCCAAGGGTATTGACAACAGA GTCCGACGACGATTCAAGGGTCAACTCCCCATGCCCAAGATCGG TTACGGTTCCAACAAAAAGACCaaacacctccttccttccggCCACAAGGAGCTCCTCGTTCACAACCTttccgagctcgagctcttGCTCATGCACTCTGGCAAATACGCCGCTTCCATCGCTCACGGTGTTAGctcaaagaagaggatcgagatcATTGCCCGAGCAAAGGTTTTGGGTGTGaa GGTCACAAACGCCGCCGCCAAGCTCCGAACCGAGGAGGCTTAG
- a CDS encoding 60S ribosomal protein uL13 has protein sequence MSNFSAQPIVIDGKGHLLGRLASVIAKQILTGQKVTVVRSEEINVSGSFFRNKLKYHNYLHKRHIVNPKKSGPFHFRAPSRILYKAVRGMVPHKSSRGAAALKRLELYEGVPPAQDRVKKMVVPAALRVLRLKPGRKFCTLKRISHEVGWQYKDVVDRLEEKRKVKGQAYHERKQAALKLRSKADASVPQNEKLTQFGY, from the exons ATGTCCAACTTCTCAGCCCAACCTATCGTCATTGACGGAAAAGGCCACCTTCTCGGTCGTCTCGCTTCGGTTATCGCCAAGCAG ATCCTCACCGGCCAAAAGGTCACCGTCGTCCGAagcgaggagatcaacgtcTCGGGTTCGTTCTTCAGGAACAAGCTCAAGTACCACAACTACTTGCACA AGCGACACATTGTTAACCCCAAGAAGTCTGGTCCCTTCCATTTCCGAGCTCCTTCCCGAATCCTCTACAAGGCTGTCCGAGGTATGGTCCCCCACAAGTCCTCCCGAGGTGCTGCCGCTCTCAAGCGACTCGAGCTTTACGAGGGTGTCCCCCCCGCCCAGGAccgagtgaagaagatggtcgtcCCCGCCGCTCTCCGAGTTCTTCGATTGAAGCCCGGACGAAAATTCTGTACTCTCAAGAGGATCAGTCACGAGGTCGGATGGCAATacaaggatgttgttgacaggctcgaggagaagaggaaggtcaAGGGTCAGGCTTACCACGAgcgcaag CAAGCCGCTCTCAAGCTCCGATCCAAGGCCGATGCTTCCGTTCCCCAGAACGAGAAGCTCACCCAGTTCGGCTACTAG
- a CDS encoding diphthamide biosynthesis protein 2, which produces MSDLFSTPAEHALQHPELDEVLHNAQAGPSSMGDGAEGMSIEEAFEVEGTIEKILEGGYKTIGLQFPDELLPSSVSVYRAIQTRIQHTGAQAYVLADSTYGNCCPDILSCLHLPADFLVHYGHACLTPTDALPVHYVFPRRKLDVEHAAKSLLESSADELSDAGGGKKGVVVVWDVAYDWIADHITETFSKVATVPIAFAAIQRPSTAPVDKGKGKSPALRSIDPPAGVEMGDCVLWYIGEEGRACMNLQMTHASNPLFLYSPTNTTVTALHRNTSRLLSRRLFALHQALNADIFGLIVSNIGLASSKPLLAQLRSDLTKHKKKSYTLSVGRLNPAKLANFSEIECFVLVGCNEGGVVDQSKDFMAPIITPWELELALQGEKHVWQPEKWTLDLGEVLKNAQEHNAEQMKLNSKNTDEGDQDADHDDDDEDDVGPEFSLITGKMRTIKRFTNPSSSSNTGVEGIENGTRDLTLRNQNFTLAKLESAGSNFLASREFKGLEMRVGMDEPSLLEEGRSGVARGYTEEKK; this is translated from the exons ATGTCcgacctcttctcgactCCTGCCGAACACGCTCTGCAACATCCTGAACTTGACGAGGTATTGCACAATGCCCAAGCTGGTCCATCATCAATGGGTGATGGAGCAGAAGGGATGAGTATCGAAGAGGCATTCGAGGTAGAAGGGACTATTGAGAAGATCCTAGAAGGGGGTTATAAGACG ATCGGACTACAGTTTCCCGACGAGTTGCTCCCTTCCTCGGTATCGGTATATCGGGCCATCCAAACTCGGATACAACACACAGGTGCACAGGCATACGTCCTTGCAGACAGTACTTATGGAAA CTGCTGTCCCGATATTCTGAGCTGTTTGCATCTCCCCGCCGACTTCTTGGTCCACTACGGCCACGCCTGTCTCACACC GACCGACGCTTTGCCTGTTCACTACGTCTTCCCCCGACGGAAATTGGATGTTGAGCACGCTGCAAAGTCGCTCTTGGAGTCTAGCGCAGATGAGCTCAGTGatgctggaggagggaagaagggcgtcGTGGTGGTCTGGGATGTAGCCTACGATTGGATAGCGG ATCACATCACCGAGACATTTTCAAAGGTCGCTACTGTCCCAATCGCTTTTGCAGCGATCCAACGTCCATCTACAGCTCCCGTTGACAAGGGTAAAGGCAAATCACCCGCATTGAGATCGATCGACCCGCCGGCAGGTGTGGAGATGGGTGATTGTGTGTTGTGGTATattggtgaagaagggagagcaTGTATGAATTTACAAATGACACATGCGTCGAATCCG CTCTTCTTGTACTCTCCTACAAATACCACCGTCACCGCCTTACACCGAAACACCTCCCGTCTACTCTCTCGTCGTTTGTTCGCATTACATCAAGCTCTCAATGCCGACATATTCGGACTGATCGTATCCAACATCGGCCTGgcctcttccaaacctctccTCGCGCAACTCCGTTCCGACCTAACAAAGCACAAGAAGAAATCATACACCCTAAGCGTGGGACGACTGAACCCCGCCAAATTGGCAAACTTTTCAGAGATTGAGTGTTTTGTCCTGGTCGGATGTaatgaaggtggagtggtGGATCAATCTAAGGATTTTATGGCTCCTATCATCACTCCCTGGGAATTGGAGTTGGCACTGCAAGGGGAGAAACACGTTTGGCAGCCTGAGAAATGGACGCTGGATCTAGgcgaggtgttgaaga ATGCACAAGAACATAATGCGGAACAGATGAAACTTAACTCAAAGAACACAGACGAGGGAGACCAAGACGCAGACcacgacgatgacgatgaagacgatgtcgGTCCCGAATTCTCCTTGATCACAGGAAAGATGCGAACAATCAAACGATTCACCAACCCGTCCAGCTCCTCCAATACGGGTGTGGAAGGAATAGAGAACGGGACTCGAGACTTGACACTTCGTAATCAGAATTTCACATTGGCCAAACTCGAATCGGCCGGCAGCAATTTCCTCGCGTCGAGAGAATTTAAAGGACTCGAGATGAGAGTGGGCATGGACGAGCCTAGCTTGTtagaagaagggaggagtgGTGTAGCGAGGGGTTAtacagaggagaagaagtga